The following nucleotide sequence is from Juglans microcarpa x Juglans regia isolate MS1-56 chromosome 6D, Jm3101_v1.0, whole genome shotgun sequence.
TTGTTATTCTTTGAAACAGGACAATTAGatttaacttaatttttgcTATGAATGTATGTTTAATGTCTTTGCTTTTCTTAATGAGTTTTCCTTCAGATTGAGATTGCAGTTGAATAGCAttctttttaaatcttatttttaccacgtACTGAATTGTGTCTCTGAACCTGTCGCACTGCAGGTGCAGCCATCTCCAACAACTGGAAAATTCTCGTTAGTGCCAAATGGTGACAGTAGGAGCTTGACATTGATCTCAGAGGCCCCTGATAGAAGTAAAGATAATACTTTTGAAGATATTAATACCTCATCGTTTGCTTTCAAGCCCATTACCGAACCAGCATCCTCATTCTTTTTTGGTGCTTCAAGCAAAGTAATAATACTCCAggaattttatgtatttgaatttcattttcacaataaacttttttcaatttaaaatacaaactCACTCTTCATGCATGTGATCCTGTTggttattattttcatattattattgaagTCCTCTGCATTTAATGATGGCTTGGGTTGTGGGTGGTAGTTGATCTGCATCTTTCTAGTTAGTAATACTTATGTTGTACAGATGACTTCAAAAACTCTTCCTCAACAATCCTTTCCAAGTATTGAGGTGTCTGTTCAGTCAGAGAGTTCTTTTCAAAGTGTAGAACATACCAATCAAACACAGAATAGAAGCAGCCTCTATTCTCAGGCAGACAACTCCCGATCATCTCCTGAAAGGGATATTGGGACTAATGTGATTGTGGCAGATCAAACAGCCTTTGACGCTGTTGGTGGCAGAACCGAACTTTCTCCGCCACTTGATGAGCAACCGGATGAAGAAGGAGATCAAAGAGGCAGTGGAGATTCTGTGGCTgcaggtggtggtggtggtgcacCATCAGAGGATGGATATAACTGGAGAAAATATGGACAAAAACAAGTCAAAGGAAGTGAGTATCCGCGAAGTTACTACAAGTGCACGCATCCTAATTGTCAGGTGAAGAAGAAGGTCGAACGATCTCATGAGGGCCACATAACAGAAATCATCTATAAGGGGGCCCATACGCACCCTAAACCTCCTCCAAACCGGCGATCAACAATTGGGTCCACTAACCCACTCATGGATATGCAACTAGAGATCCCTGAACAAGCTGGGCCACAGAATAGTAATGCTGATGGTGATCTGGTTTGGGCAAGTTCACAAAAGGGAACTGTTCCCGGGGCTTCTGATTGGAGGCATGACAACCTTGAGGTGACATCGTCGGCACCTGTGGGCCCAGAGTACTGCAACCAGTCTATCTCTGTGCATGCTCAGAATGGCGCTCACTTTGAAACAGGTGATGTGGTGGATGCATCATCTACTTTTTCCAATGACGAAGATGAAGATGACCAAGGGACACATGGCAGTGTATCATTAGGTTATGATGGCGAAGGAGATGAATCTGAATCAAAGAGAAGGTTCCTACATACCTCTGTCCTTCTGTGAACAATATCTTGTTTTAGATACAACATCACCTTGACAAAGTGTGTATGTTGTGTGATATTCCAGGAAAATTGAAGCCTATGCGACAGAAATGAGTGGAGCCACTAGAGCCATCCGGGAACCTAGAGTTGTGGTCCAGACTACCAGTGAGGTAGATATCCTTGATGATGGGTACCGTTGGCGCAAGTATGGGCAGAAAGTTGTGAAAGGAAATCCAAATCCAAGGTTTCTACAATAATCACTGTGAACAacattttcttctcctttgtcCTCTCAATTACACTTATCGCAAAATTGAAATGGGGGAGAACTTGTTTATGCAGGAGTTACTATAAGTGTACCAGTGCAGGTTGCACAGTAAGGAAGCATGTGGAGAGGGCATCGCATGATCTTAAGTCAGTGATCACCACATATGAGGGAAAGCACAATCATGATGTTCCTGCTGCTCGCAATAGTAGTCATGTCAATTCTGGCTCCTCTAGCGCTGTACCTGCCCAAGCTTCTGCTGCTGCTATTCAAAATCATGTTCACAGGCCTGAGCCATCACAAGTGCACACTAGCATGGCTAGGTTTGAAAGGCCTGCTTCACTCGGTTCATTCAGCCTTCCTGGTAGGCAGCAGCTGGGGCCTTCTCATGGCTTCTCTTTTGGAATGAGTCAACCAGGCCTTTCCAATCTAGCAATGGCTGGTCTGGGTCCTGCCCAAGCCAAAGTTCCTGTTATGCCCGTTCATCCGTACTTGGCACAGCAACGCCAGGCGAGTGAAATCGGTTTCATGTTGCCAAAAGGAGAACCGAAGGTGGAGCCTATGTCCGAACCTGGTCTGAACCTGTCCAATGGTTCATCGGTATACCAACAAATTATGAGCAGGCTGCCGCTTGGACCTCAGATGTAAACTtctgttttctgttttctttggGAAACGTAGAAATGTGTACCtttctattatataatatacatatatgggTATTTTATTTAGTGATACATTTACCTCttgattctttaatttttatgagtGAATTTGTTTAAACCTTGCCAAGAgatgaatttcattttttactCTGGTGGTCCTGGCGGTGGAACTAAATGtggattattttttcaatacttCTAGATACAACCGGATAGAGCACCCGTTGCGGAACCAGATTGCCACGTCATCgtgtaatattaaaataaaaataaaaaagtggaaGAAAGCAGGGAAAATCAAAAAG
It contains:
- the LOC121234594 gene encoding probable WRKY transcription factor 2 isoform X2: MAGMDDNVVIIGDWVPPSPSPRTFLSALLGDDIGSRSVSEPPSSNRTEEIFLGSSESNTNVKNNGTKDGISSEKFTDLGSFPEHKSSCSRAGLMERMAARAGFNAPRLNTQCIRSADLSSNPDIRSPYLTIPPGLSPTTLLDSPVFLSNSLVQPSPTTGKFSLVPNGDSRSLTLISEAPDRSKDNTFEDINTSSFAFKPITEPASSFFFGASSKMTSKTLPQQSFPSIEVSVQSESSFQSVEHTNQTQNRSSLYSQADNSRSSPERDIGTNVIVADQTAFDAVGGRTELSPPLDEQPDEEGDQRGSGDSVAAGGGGGAPSEDGYNWRKYGQKQVKGSEYPRSYYKCTHPNCQVKKKVERSHEGHITEIIYKGAHTHPKPPPNRRSTIGSTNPLMDMQLEIPEQAGPQNSNADGDLVWASSQKGTVPGASDWRHDNLEVTSSAPVGPEYCNQSISVHAQNGAHFETGDVVDASSTFSNDEDEDDQGTHGSVSLGYDGEGDESESKRRKIEAYATEMSGATRAIREPRVVVQTTSEVDILDDGYRWRKYGQKVVKGNPNPRSYYKCTSAGCTVRKHVERASHDLKSVITTYEGKHNHDVPAARNSSHVNSGSSSAVPAQASAAAIQNHVHRPEPSQVHTSMARFERPASLGSFSLPGRQQLGPSHGFSFGMSQPGLSNLAMAGLGPAQAKVPVMPVHPYLAQQRQASEIGFMLPKGEPKVEPMSEPGLNLSNGSSVYQQIMSRLPLGPQM
- the LOC121234594 gene encoding probable WRKY transcription factor 2 isoform X1, which encodes MAGMDDNVVIIGDWVPPSPSPRTFLSALLGDDIGSRSVSEPPSSNRTEEIFLGSSESNTNVKNNGTKDGISSEKFTDLGSFPEHKSSCSRAGLMERMAARAGFNAPRLNTQCIRSADLSSNPDIRSPYLTIPPGLSPTTLLDSPVFLSNSLVQPSPTTGKFSLVPNGDSRSLTLISEAPDRSKDNTFEDINTSSFAFKPITEPASSFFFGASSKMTSKTLPQQSFPSIEVSVQSESSFQSVEHTNQTQNRSSLYSQADNSRSSPERDIGTNVIVADQTAFDAVGGRTELSPPLDEQPDEEGDQRGSGDSVAAGGGGGAPSEDGYNWRKYGQKQVKGSEYPRSYYKCTHPNCQVKKKVERSHEGHITEIIYKGAHTHPKPPPNRRSTIGSTNPLMDMQLEIPEQAGPQNSNADGDLVWASSQKGTVPGASDWRHDNLEVTSSAPVGPEYCNQSISVHAQNGAHFETGDVVDASSTFSNDEDEDDQGTHGSVSLGYDGEGDESESKRRKIEAYATEMSGATRAIREPRVVVQTTSEVDILDDGYRWRKYGQKVVKGNPNPRTCLCRSYYKCTSAGCTVRKHVERASHDLKSVITTYEGKHNHDVPAARNSSHVNSGSSSAVPAQASAAAIQNHVHRPEPSQVHTSMARFERPASLGSFSLPGRQQLGPSHGFSFGMSQPGLSNLAMAGLGPAQAKVPVMPVHPYLAQQRQASEIGFMLPKGEPKVEPMSEPGLNLSNGSSVYQQIMSRLPLGPQM